A portion of the Aquamicrobium lusatiense genome contains these proteins:
- a CDS encoding acetyl/propionyl/methylcrotonyl-CoA carboxylase subunit alpha yields the protein MKKLLVANRGEIALRIIRAARDYGIESVAVYADADAASLHVEYADEAWALGAGRASDTYLAIDKIIDIAARSGADAVHPGYGFLSERPEFAQAVLDAGLVWVGPSPDVIRMLGDKIEARRIAAGVGAPLVSGSDGPLSSAKEAVAFAERAGLPIAIKAAFGGGGRGMKVARSLADVGDMFESAVREATEAFGRGDCYAEQFLDKPRHVEAQILADSHGNILVLGTRDCSLQRRNQKLVEEAPAPFLSAEQRQRIHDAARKICSAAGYVGAGTVEFLLSRDGLISFLEVNTRLQVEHPVTEVTTGIDIVVEQLRIADGLPLRVKETPEPLGHAFEFRINAEDPGRGFLPTPGRITRFRAPSGPGVRLDSGVEAGSIVPPLYDSLFAKLIVFASTRDEALHRARRALREFQVEGIATVLPFHRAVLEEEAFTSAEHFGVHTNWIETELALPPPAPRVEAQEDDLVRTYIEIDGKRHQLALPAAFWGKLAAAPASPDGAREAPSLQDAEGEIVGVPMPSILQGWLVDDGARVRKGDAIAIIEAMKAEMRIAAPADGVLQHRAKPGSELMAGDMLAVILPGG from the coding sequence ATGAAGAAGCTGCTCGTCGCCAATCGAGGCGAAATCGCCCTGCGCATCATTCGTGCAGCGCGCGACTACGGGATTGAATCGGTTGCCGTTTATGCGGACGCTGACGCCGCATCGCTTCATGTCGAATATGCGGATGAAGCGTGGGCGCTCGGTGCCGGGCGCGCTTCGGATACCTATCTCGCCATCGATAAGATTATCGACATTGCGGCGCGCTCGGGAGCGGATGCCGTCCATCCGGGTTACGGTTTTCTCTCCGAACGGCCTGAATTCGCGCAGGCGGTGCTCGACGCCGGACTGGTCTGGGTGGGTCCCTCACCGGATGTGATCCGCATGCTGGGTGACAAGATCGAGGCGCGCCGCATAGCAGCCGGTGTCGGCGCTCCGCTGGTCAGCGGCTCCGATGGCCCCCTCTCTTCGGCAAAGGAAGCTGTCGCGTTCGCTGAGCGTGCCGGGTTGCCGATTGCGATCAAGGCTGCATTCGGCGGTGGTGGGCGGGGCATGAAGGTCGCCCGCTCGCTTGCGGACGTCGGCGACATGTTTGAGTCCGCGGTTCGCGAGGCAACCGAGGCCTTTGGGCGCGGTGACTGCTACGCCGAACAATTTCTCGACAAACCCCGCCATGTCGAGGCGCAGATTCTGGCAGACAGCCATGGCAATATTCTGGTGCTCGGAACGCGCGACTGCTCCCTGCAGCGCCGCAATCAGAAACTGGTCGAGGAAGCGCCGGCCCCGTTCCTGAGCGCAGAACAGAGGCAGCGGATCCACGACGCTGCCCGAAAAATCTGTTCCGCTGCCGGATATGTGGGGGCGGGCACGGTGGAATTTCTGCTGTCGCGCGACGGACTGATTTCCTTTCTGGAAGTGAACACGCGCCTTCAGGTCGAACATCCCGTCACGGAAGTGACGACCGGCATAGACATCGTCGTGGAACAGTTGCGTATCGCCGACGGGCTGCCGCTGCGTGTGAAAGAAACGCCGGAGCCTCTGGGACATGCCTTTGAATTCCGCATCAATGCGGAAGATCCGGGTCGGGGCTTCCTGCCGACGCCCGGACGCATCACCCGTTTTCGCGCGCCCTCCGGACCCGGCGTGCGGCTCGACAGCGGCGTCGAAGCCGGATCCATTGTCCCGCCGCTCTATGATTCACTGTTTGCAAAACTCATCGTCTTCGCTTCCACCCGTGACGAAGCGCTTCATCGGGCCAGACGCGCCCTGCGGGAATTTCAGGTCGAAGGAATAGCAACTGTTCTGCCGTTCCATCGCGCAGTGCTTGAGGAAGAGGCTTTTACGTCGGCCGAACATTTTGGCGTCCATACCAACTGGATCGAGACCGAACTCGCCCTGCCGCCTCCCGCCCCCCGGGTTGAGGCGCAGGAAGACGATCTGGTTCGCACCTACATTGAAATTGATGGCAAGCGCCATCAGCTTGCTCTGCCGGCTGCATTCTGGGGGAAGCTTGCTGCTGCGCCGGCTTCGCCGGATGGTGCGCGCGAGGCTCCTTCATTACAGGACGCGGAAGGCGAAATAGTCGGCGTACCGATGCCGTCCATTCTGCAGGGGTGGCTCGTTGACGACGGAGCCCGCGTTCGCAAGGGTGATGCGATTGCCATCATAGAGGCGATGAAAGCGGAAATGCGGATTGCCGCGCCTGCAGATGGTGTCCTGCAGCATAGAGCAAAACCCGGTTCTGAGCTCATGGCAGGCGATATGCTCGCCGTCATCCTGCCCGGCGGATGA
- a CDS encoding M14 family zinc carboxypeptidase encodes MILFEKTFSSTLRELAETLSAATVETWTFDDLPARRAAEAAFSARGVSAKCRSAYKPLVVAFRDEIDTEALVRADIVFPRHPQAGPRRFLLETYPLVAMFPEILFSFMEGPESDDLPVYGVRLTYADGRVEDLSVTAPNRVHEDYAGNAALSPCGWLRIDGTEQSLDTDYEQIFHQTMEALAGGNWKKEPFFQELFIGVSLPASDEDLGVGDEVLSLREALHEDFYFSALELLAKFSGRPAGYRDFQPGQIVPDIRQGEKLSVTVELRPYDAASRSDHIQDLESAGRALSQVQIAAELEKIPGRRYFARSVAGREIAAVYHPGTDRGVIISAGQHANETSSPVGTLRAAHRLMGRSGAHFAFCPLENPDGYALHQRLIRNNPRHMHHAARYTALGDDLEYRTGEVLFEKAIRLEAEKLLPALLHLNFHGYPAHEWTRPLSGYVPRGFEVWTIPKGFFLIMRHGEGWEKAARKLMTQVTARLNDVPGLRAFNEAQIALFERHAGETGFEILNGFPVMISQDDRHRLPMTLITEYPDETVEGDAFRAGHEAQMATALAAYDALQDLSLDLFPSPLVA; translated from the coding sequence TTGATCCTCTTCGAGAAGACCTTTTCCTCCACGCTTCGCGAGCTTGCCGAAACGCTTTCCGCCGCAACGGTGGAAACGTGGACCTTCGACGATCTGCCAGCCCGTCGCGCCGCCGAAGCCGCTTTTTCAGCGCGCGGCGTCAGCGCGAAATGCCGGTCGGCCTACAAGCCTCTGGTGGTCGCCTTTCGCGACGAAATCGACACAGAAGCGCTCGTGCGGGCCGACATCGTGTTTCCCCGGCATCCTCAGGCGGGTCCCCGCCGGTTTCTTCTCGAAACCTATCCGCTCGTCGCCATGTTCCCCGAAATCCTTTTCTCCTTTATGGAAGGGCCGGAAAGCGATGACTTGCCGGTATACGGCGTCAGGCTGACCTACGCCGACGGCCGCGTGGAAGATCTGTCCGTCACCGCTCCCAATCGCGTGCATGAAGATTATGCGGGCAACGCGGCGCTGTCGCCCTGCGGGTGGCTGCGCATCGATGGAACAGAGCAATCGCTCGACACGGACTATGAGCAGATTTTTCATCAGACGATGGAGGCACTTGCTGGGGGCAATTGGAAGAAAGAGCCGTTCTTTCAGGAACTGTTCATCGGCGTGTCACTGCCGGCCAGCGACGAAGACCTCGGGGTTGGCGATGAGGTTCTGTCGTTGCGTGAAGCGCTGCATGAGGACTTCTATTTCTCGGCTCTCGAACTGCTGGCGAAGTTTTCCGGCCGTCCTGCAGGATACCGGGATTTTCAGCCGGGACAGATCGTGCCGGATATTCGTCAGGGCGAGAAATTATCCGTCACAGTGGAGCTGCGCCCTTATGATGCGGCTTCCCGTTCCGATCACATCCAGGATCTGGAAAGTGCGGGACGCGCGCTGTCGCAGGTGCAGATCGCGGCGGAACTGGAGAAGATACCGGGCCGGCGTTATTTCGCACGCTCGGTAGCCGGACGTGAAATCGCGGCGGTATATCATCCCGGCACGGATCGTGGCGTGATCATTTCCGCGGGCCAGCACGCCAACGAGACCTCCTCGCCGGTGGGCACGCTGCGCGCGGCTCACCGTCTCATGGGGCGTTCAGGCGCGCATTTCGCGTTCTGTCCTCTGGAAAATCCCGATGGCTATGCGCTTCATCAGCGCCTGATCAGAAACAATCCCCGCCATATGCACCATGCCGCCCGCTACACCGCGCTGGGCGACGATCTTGAATACCGCACAGGCGAGGTGCTGTTCGAGAAAGCAATCCGTCTCGAAGCGGAAAAGCTGCTGCCGGCTCTCCTCCATCTTAATTTCCACGGGTATCCCGCGCATGAATGGACGCGTCCTCTGTCGGGCTATGTGCCGCGCGGGTTCGAAGTCTGGACCATTCCGAAAGGCTTCTTCCTCATCATGCGCCATGGCGAAGGCTGGGAGAAGGCGGCGCGCAAACTGATGACGCAGGTCACGGCGCGCCTCAATGACGTGCCGGGCCTGCGGGCTTTCAATGAGGCCCAGATTGCCTTGTTCGAGCGCCATGCCGGGGAAACCGGCTTTGAGATCCTCAACGGTTTTCCCGTGATGATCTCTCAGGACGACCGCCACCGGCTGCCCATGACCCTCATCACCGAATATCCGGACGAAACCGTCGAGGGCGATGCGTTCCGGGCAGGGCATGAGGCACAGATGGCGACGGCGCTGGCCGCTTACGACGCCCTGCAGGATCTTTCCCTGGACCTGTTTCCCTCGCCACTGGTCGCCTGA
- a CDS encoding urea amidolyase family protein, producing MRFLAAGLEGILVETEDLEQALALFDSLRVAKLKGVAELVPAARAVLVRFNPLFASRAGLREAIAAMELTCTETSPGQMVEIPVVYDGEDLAEVAAILGCSEAEVIRRHTGAVHTVSFTGFAPGFAYMSSDDPGLDVPRRKSPRVRIPRGSVALAGRFSGVYPTESPGGWQLIGRTTTRMWDLARERPALLVPGDRVRFRQVEAGDAIIVPALSRAATATVKTDACVTILRTERPLMLEDEGRPGQASQGVSGSGALDRASFRAVNDVLGNAANAPALEIVFGGVELRADRPVTLAMTGAPCKLVLTGNDGRRMVLPTGRAFALDAGDILDIGAAGQGMVSYLGIRGGFTCDLVMGSASRDMLAGIGPEPVVAGATLCAAPGPARAVSAYTVPAAALPKKDEATTVDIVLGPRDDWFTDAALQTLTTQDWRVTPEASRVGKRLSGLSPLERIDAAELPSEPTVPGAIQVPHSGQPVVFLADHPVTGGYPVIAVVARYHLDLVAQIPPGASIRFHPVSEDH from the coding sequence ATGCGCTTTCTTGCAGCCGGGCTGGAGGGTATTCTTGTCGAAACCGAAGACCTTGAACAGGCCCTTGCCCTGTTCGACAGCCTGCGCGTTGCAAAGCTGAAGGGCGTGGCGGAGCTGGTGCCGGCGGCACGTGCGGTGCTGGTGCGGTTCAATCCCTTGTTCGCAAGCAGAGCGGGATTGCGTGAAGCCATCGCCGCGATGGAACTGACGTGCACGGAAACATCGCCCGGCCAGATGGTCGAGATACCTGTCGTCTATGATGGCGAGGATCTGGCGGAGGTGGCCGCGATCCTCGGCTGTTCCGAGGCGGAAGTGATCCGGCGTCATACCGGGGCCGTGCACACGGTGTCATTCACGGGCTTCGCGCCCGGTTTCGCCTATATGAGCAGCGACGATCCGGGGTTGGATGTTCCGCGCCGCAAATCACCACGCGTGCGCATTCCGCGCGGCTCCGTCGCGCTCGCCGGCCGGTTCAGCGGCGTCTATCCGACCGAAAGCCCCGGCGGATGGCAACTGATCGGGCGCACCACCACCCGCATGTGGGACCTCGCGCGGGAGCGTCCTGCCCTGCTGGTGCCCGGCGACCGGGTGCGCTTCCGTCAGGTCGAGGCCGGCGACGCAATCATTGTTCCTGCCTTGTCCCGGGCCGCGACGGCAACGGTGAAGACGGACGCCTGTGTGACGATCTTGCGCACGGAACGCCCTTTGATGCTGGAGGACGAAGGCCGACCCGGACAGGCGTCGCAGGGCGTGTCCGGCTCGGGCGCGCTGGATCGGGCCAGCTTCCGCGCGGTAAACGACGTTCTTGGCAATGCGGCCAATGCACCAGCGCTTGAGATTGTCTTCGGAGGCGTTGAACTTCGCGCCGACAGGCCTGTCACGCTGGCCATGACCGGCGCGCCCTGCAAGCTAGTGCTGACCGGCAATGACGGGCGCAGGATGGTTCTGCCGACAGGCCGGGCTTTTGCGCTCGATGCGGGAGATATTCTCGATATCGGCGCTGCCGGTCAGGGCATGGTCAGCTACCTCGGTATCCGCGGTGGCTTTACCTGCGATCTGGTGATGGGATCGGCTTCCCGCGATATGCTGGCCGGCATTGGCCCCGAACCCGTTGTGGCCGGTGCAACGCTTTGCGCAGCGCCCGGCCCGGCCCGCGCCGTCAGTGCATATACGGTTCCGGCCGCAGCGCTGCCGAAGAAAGACGAGGCGACCACCGTGGATATAGTCCTGGGGCCACGCGATGACTGGTTCACCGACGCGGCATTGCAAACTCTGACAACGCAGGACTGGCGCGTAACGCCTGAGGCAAGCCGGGTCGGCAAACGGCTTTCCGGTCTGTCGCCTCTGGAGCGTATCGATGCGGCCGAATTGCCGTCAGAGCCGACCGTGCCCGGTGCGATACAGGTGCCGCATAGCGGCCAGCCTGTGGTCTTTTTGGCCGATCATCCGGTGACAGGAGGCTATCCTGTGATTGCTGTGGTCGCGCGCTACCATCTCGACCTTGTGGCGCAAATCCCGCCCGGCGCGTCGATCCGTTTTCATCCCGTCAGCGAGGATCATTGA
- a CDS encoding ABC transporter permease, translated as MARLLRSQALQRFASLEFVLGAVLLIAIAGTVILSGWLLPDPTKISLSSRLVPPLVNAAHPLGTDALGRDILARVASGGWISLQVGFISVAGSVVLGVAMGLVAGYYRGIWDMILMRFADVQLALPFILLAITFVAIVGGSITNTIILLIVSQWVQYARLVRASVMSLREREFVLSARAIGVADRNIIMRHLLPNLLGPVVVLMTLNVANNILLESSLTFLGLGVDPSIPSWGGMLAEGRTYLQTAWWISVVPGLAILLTVLGLNLLGDWLRDLLDPTGRTSR; from the coding sequence ATGGCACGTCTCCTTCGCTCACAGGCACTGCAGCGTTTCGCCTCGCTGGAATTCGTGCTTGGCGCCGTTTTGCTCATCGCGATAGCCGGCACGGTCATTCTGTCCGGCTGGCTGCTGCCTGACCCGACCAAGATTTCACTCTCGTCGCGCCTCGTGCCGCCGCTGGTGAATGCCGCGCATCCGCTCGGAACGGATGCGCTGGGCCGGGATATTCTCGCACGCGTTGCCAGCGGCGGCTGGATTTCGCTGCAGGTGGGGTTCATTTCGGTTGCCGGCTCCGTCGTGCTGGGCGTCGCCATGGGGTTGGTGGCTGGCTATTATCGCGGCATCTGGGATATGATCTTGATGCGCTTTGCCGATGTGCAGCTGGCGCTGCCCTTCATCCTGCTTGCCATCACCTTCGTCGCGATCGTCGGCGGCTCGATCACCAACACCATCATCCTGCTGATTGTCAGCCAGTGGGTGCAATATGCGCGTCTGGTGCGCGCTTCCGTCATGTCGCTGCGCGAGCGTGAGTTCGTGCTGTCGGCCCGCGCCATCGGGGTGGCGGACCGCAACATCATCATGCGCCATCTGCTGCCCAATCTGCTTGGCCCCGTCGTGGTGCTGATGACGCTCAATGTCGCCAACAACATCCTGCTCGAAAGCTCGCTGACGTTCCTTGGACTTGGGGTCGATCCCTCGATTCCCTCATGGGGAGGGATGCTGGCGGAAGGTCGCACCTATCTGCAGACCGCATGGTGGATTTCCGTGGTGCCGGGGCTCGCCATTCTGCTGACCGTGCTCGGCCTCAACCTGCTTGGCGACTGGCTGCGCGACCTGCTGGACCCCACCGGGAGAACGAGCCGTTGA
- a CDS encoding LamB/YcsF family protein translates to MTMIDLNSDLGESFGPWPMGDDDAMLALVTSANIACGFHAGDPAGILRSLRSAAERGVIVGAHIGYRDLVGFGRRNMEPSDAELFADSIYQIGALQGLAKAAGTRVAYVKPHGALYNTMAHDARQAAAVIAAIKALDPALPLMALSNAPVVAQARAQGITVICETFADRAYMADGSLVSRSRPDAVIHDPKEIAGRMLRLLREGLITAVDGTDIRLEAQSICVHGDTPAAVAIARRLRADLTEAGIKLASFIR, encoded by the coding sequence ATGACGATGATCGATCTCAACAGCGATCTGGGCGAAAGCTTCGGCCCCTGGCCGATGGGCGACGATGATGCAATGCTCGCTCTGGTGACCAGCGCCAACATTGCCTGTGGTTTCCATGCAGGCGATCCCGCCGGCATTCTGCGCAGCCTCCGCTCCGCGGCGGAGCGGGGCGTCATCGTCGGCGCCCATATCGGCTATCGCGATCTCGTCGGCTTCGGGCGCCGCAACATGGAGCCTTCCGATGCCGAGCTGTTTGCGGACAGCATCTATCAGATCGGCGCTTTGCAAGGCCTTGCCAAAGCTGCGGGAACCCGCGTTGCCTATGTGAAGCCGCATGGTGCTCTTTACAATACGATGGCGCATGATGCCCGGCAGGCAGCCGCCGTCATCGCCGCCATCAAGGCACTGGACCCCGCCCTGCCGCTGATGGCGCTTTCAAATGCGCCGGTGGTTGCGCAGGCGCGGGCGCAAGGCATCACCGTGATCTGTGAGACATTCGCCGACCGTGCCTACATGGCCGACGGCTCGCTGGTTTCGCGTTCGCGTCCAGATGCGGTGATCCACGATCCGAAGGAGATTGCAGGTCGTATGTTGCGCCTCTTGAGGGAGGGGCTCATCACGGCAGTCGATGGCACCGATATCAGGCTGGAGGCGCAGTCCATCTGCGTCCACGGGGACACGCCCGCGGCTGTGGCGATCGCCCGCAGATTGCGGGCTGACCTCACGGAGGCGGGCATCAAGCTTGCCTCGTTCATACGCTGA
- a CDS encoding TetR/AcrR family transcriptional regulator: MAKSQTRAAHKTGKNAREIILNAARAEFAEKGFNGARVDSIAARSGLNKQLVYYYFGSKDDLYRVTLEEAYTEIRLREKDLDLRSLPPQDAIVRLIDFSLSYLARHREFIRMLADENALGGPHVKDSDAFQRTNSPLIEMIGATLREGEAQGVFRKGIDPLDLYISIAGMTFFYFANGVTMSAIFGRDLSTPEALSVYRDHIVALTLAGLRP, from the coding sequence ATGGCGAAATCTCAAACCCGCGCCGCTCATAAGACGGGTAAAAATGCGCGCGAGATCATTCTGAACGCGGCGCGGGCGGAATTCGCCGAGAAAGGTTTCAACGGAGCCCGTGTCGACAGCATCGCCGCCCGCTCCGGCCTGAACAAGCAGCTCGTCTACTATTATTTCGGCAGCAAGGACGACCTTTACCGCGTCACGCTTGAGGAAGCCTATACCGAGATACGCCTGCGCGAAAAAGACCTCGACCTGCGATCGCTACCCCCGCAGGACGCCATCGTGCGCCTCATCGATTTTTCGCTCAGCTATCTGGCGCGGCATCGGGAATTTATTCGCATGCTGGCCGACGAGAACGCGCTGGGTGGACCCCACGTCAAGGACTCCGATGCTTTTCAGCGCACGAACTCGCCACTGATCGAGATGATCGGGGCGACCCTGCGCGAAGGCGAAGCGCAAGGCGTGTTTCGCAAGGGCATCGATCCGCTCGACCTCTACATCTCGATCGCGGGCATGACGTTTTTCTATTTCGCCAACGGCGTCACCATGTCGGCGATTTTCGGGCGGGATCTTTCCACGCCGGAAGCTCTTTCCGTCTACCGGGATCATATCGTTGCGCTGACGCTGGCGGGTCTGCGGCCCTGA